A genomic window from Streptomyces sp. HUAS YS2 includes:
- a CDS encoding geranyl diphosphate 2-C-methyltransferase: protein MTTSAPSTVLRTPYQESVAAYWNSNQQDPVNLRLGEIDGLYHHHYGIGDYDPAVLDGPQETRDSRIIEELHRLETAQADLLLDHLGDRRRTDRIMDAGSGRGGTSIMAERRFGCQVDGVSISEYQVDFANKQAAERGVSERVKFHFRNMLDTGFATGSRQAIWTNETTMYVDLFELFDEFSRLLQHGGRYVCITGCSNDVNGLRSKAVSRIDEHYTCNIHPRSAYFRALAENNLVPIEVVDLTAATVPYWELRAKCSVATGIEDPFLTAYKEGSFHYLMIVADRI, encoded by the coding sequence ATGACCACGTCCGCGCCCTCCACCGTGCTGCGCACGCCCTACCAGGAGTCCGTGGCCGCCTACTGGAACAGCAACCAGCAGGACCCGGTGAACCTCCGGCTCGGCGAGATCGACGGCCTGTACCACCACCACTACGGCATCGGCGACTACGACCCCGCGGTCCTCGACGGCCCGCAGGAGACCCGCGACAGCCGCATCATCGAGGAGCTGCACCGCCTCGAGACGGCCCAGGCCGACCTGCTCCTCGACCACCTCGGCGACCGGCGGCGCACCGACCGGATCATGGACGCCGGATCCGGCCGCGGCGGAACCAGCATCATGGCCGAGCGCCGCTTCGGCTGTCAGGTCGACGGCGTCTCCATCTCCGAGTACCAGGTCGACTTCGCGAACAAGCAGGCCGCCGAGCGGGGCGTGTCGGAGCGCGTGAAGTTCCACTTCCGGAACATGCTCGACACCGGCTTCGCGACCGGCTCGCGCCAGGCCATCTGGACCAACGAGACCACGATGTACGTGGACCTCTTCGAGCTCTTCGACGAGTTCTCCCGGCTCCTCCAGCACGGCGGCCGGTACGTCTGCATCACCGGCTGCTCCAACGACGTCAACGGACTGCGGTCCAAGGCCGTCAGCCGGATCGACGAGCACTACACCTGCAACATCCACCCGCGCAGCGCCTACTTCCGGGCGCTCGCCGAGAACAACCTCGTCCCGATCGAGGTCGTCGACCTGACGGCCGCGACCGTCCCGTACTGGGAGCTCCGCGCCAAGTGCTCGGTGGCCACCGGCATCGAGGACCCGTTCCTGACCGCGTACAAGGAGGGGAGCTTCCACTACCTGATGATCGTGGCCGACCGGATCTGA
- a CDS encoding SDR family NAD(P)-dependent oxidoreductase: MATTNITAVVTGASSGIGLGIAEAFLARGANVVINGRDADRLRKAAAHLGRAERVAQVAGDIGDAATGEALVRAAVERFGGVDVLVNNAGTFASKPFTEVTEEELDGYLTGNLKGTFLTTQAVVRRMREQGRGGSIVNIGTVLVDHAIAGFPASAPVVSKGGVHTLTTSLAAELAADGIRVNLVAPGIIRTPLLAGADVDAYGGLALLNRVGEVAEIAEAVRYVADAEFVTGHALRVDGGHVTGRA; this comes from the coding sequence GTGGCGACGACGAACATCACCGCGGTGGTCACGGGAGCATCGAGCGGGATCGGACTGGGGATCGCCGAGGCCTTCCTGGCCCGGGGCGCCAACGTCGTGATCAACGGCCGGGACGCGGACCGGCTCCGGAAGGCCGCGGCCCACCTCGGCCGGGCCGAGCGGGTCGCGCAGGTCGCGGGCGACATCGGGGACGCGGCGACCGGCGAGGCGCTGGTACGGGCGGCCGTGGAACGGTTCGGGGGCGTGGACGTCCTCGTGAACAACGCGGGCACCTTCGCGTCGAAGCCGTTCACCGAGGTCACGGAGGAGGAACTGGACGGGTACCTGACCGGCAACCTCAAGGGGACGTTTCTGACCACCCAGGCGGTGGTGCGCAGGATGCGGGAGCAGGGCCGCGGCGGAAGCATCGTCAACATCGGCACGGTGCTGGTCGACCACGCGATCGCCGGCTTCCCGGCTTCGGCACCGGTCGTCAGCAAGGGCGGCGTGCACACGCTGACGACGAGCCTGGCCGCCGAACTCGCGGCGGACGGGATCCGCGTCAACCTGGTCGCGCCGGGCATCATCCGGACCCCGCTCCTCGCGGGCGCCGACGTGGACGCGTACGGCGGCCTCGCGTTGCTGAACCGGGTCGGCGAGGTCGCGGAGATCGCGGAGGCGGTCCGTTACGTCGCGGACGCCGAGTTCGTCACCGGCCACGCCCTGCGCGTGGACGGCGGCCACGTGACGGGACGTGCCTGA
- a CDS encoding pentapeptide repeat-containing protein, whose amino-acid sequence MPVSPDSTTLRGDCANCFGLCCVALPFAKSADFAVNKSSGEPCRNLREDFRCGIHEKLRPSGFSGCTVYDCFGAGQQVSQVTFHGVSWREAPGTARQMYEVFPVMRQLHELLRYLTEALERDAARSVHGELRRALTRVEELTAGTPDALEKLNVAAVRAEVNPLLLKTSALVRATAGGKPKSRRGADLLGARLRGAKLRGADLRGALLIAADLSGADLSLADMIGADLRDTDLSGADLTGALFLTQPQLNAARGDAATRIPAGLERPGHWAG is encoded by the coding sequence GTGCCCGTATCCCCCGACTCCACCACCCTGCGCGGCGACTGCGCGAACTGCTTCGGCCTGTGCTGTGTCGCCCTGCCCTTCGCGAAGTCGGCCGACTTCGCGGTGAACAAGTCGTCGGGCGAGCCGTGCCGGAACCTGCGGGAGGACTTCCGCTGCGGGATCCACGAGAAGCTGCGGCCGAGCGGCTTCTCCGGCTGCACGGTGTACGACTGTTTCGGCGCCGGCCAGCAGGTCTCGCAGGTCACCTTCCACGGGGTCTCCTGGCGCGAGGCACCCGGGACGGCCCGGCAGATGTACGAGGTCTTCCCGGTCATGCGGCAACTGCACGAGCTGTTGCGCTATCTGACCGAGGCGCTGGAGCGGGACGCCGCCCGCTCCGTGCACGGCGAGCTGCGCCGGGCGCTGACCCGGGTCGAGGAGCTCACGGCGGGCACGCCAGATGCACTGGAGAAGCTGAACGTGGCGGCGGTCCGCGCCGAGGTGAACCCGTTGCTCCTGAAGACCAGCGCGCTGGTCCGGGCCACGGCGGGCGGCAAGCCGAAGAGTCGGCGCGGCGCCGATCTGCTCGGCGCCCGGCTGCGCGGGGCGAAGTTGCGCGGCGCGGACCTGCGCGGCGCGCTGCTGATCGCGGCGGATCTGTCGGGGGCGGACCTGTCCCTGGCCGACATGATCGGCGCCGACCTTCGCGACACCGATCTGTCCGGCGCGGACCTGACCGGCGCCCTCTTCCTGACCCAGCCCCAGCTGAACGCGGCCCGCGGCGACGCGGCCACGCGGATCCCGGCCGGCCTGGAGCGCCCGGGTCACTGGGCGGGCTGA
- a CDS encoding Zn-ribbon domain-containing OB-fold protein, producing MTATPATLRAPLVVEFPFTRSLGPVQAAFLTGLRERTVLGVRTEGGQVLVPPVEYDPETAAELRELVEVDATGTVTTWAWNPDPRPGQPLDTPFAWVLVRLDGADTALLHALDAPGPEHVRTGMRVRVRWAAERTGAITDIACFEPYDSERDAAPARPHDGLFDEPVTGIVAAARLDYTYSPGRAQTDYLHALAEHKTVGERCPSCSKVYVPPRGACPTCGVATTEPVEVGPRGTVTTFCIVNIKAKNLDIEVPYVYAHIALDGAGLALHGRIGGIPYDQVRMGLRVEPVWSEDGRYPDHYRPTGEPDADYDTYKELL from the coding sequence ATGACCGCCACTCCCGCCACCCTCCGCGCACCCCTCGTCGTCGAGTTTCCGTTCACCCGTTCCCTCGGGCCCGTTCAGGCCGCCTTTCTCACCGGGCTGCGCGAGCGGACCGTGCTCGGGGTGCGGACCGAGGGCGGGCAGGTGCTCGTGCCGCCCGTCGAGTACGACCCCGAGACCGCCGCCGAACTCCGCGAACTCGTCGAGGTCGACGCCACCGGCACCGTCACCACCTGGGCCTGGAACCCGGACCCCCGGCCCGGCCAGCCCCTCGACACCCCGTTCGCCTGGGTGCTCGTACGACTCGACGGCGCCGACACCGCCCTGCTGCACGCGCTCGACGCGCCCGGCCCCGAGCACGTCCGCACCGGCATGCGGGTGCGCGTCCGCTGGGCCGCCGAACGCACCGGCGCCATCACCGACATCGCCTGCTTCGAGCCGTACGACAGCGAGCGGGACGCCGCCCCCGCCCGCCCCCACGACGGGCTGTTCGACGAGCCCGTCACCGGCATCGTCGCCGCCGCCCGCCTCGACTACACGTACAGCCCCGGCCGCGCGCAGACCGACTACCTGCACGCCCTCGCCGAGCACAAGACCGTCGGCGAACGCTGCCCCTCCTGCTCCAAGGTCTACGTGCCGCCCCGCGGCGCCTGCCCCACCTGCGGCGTCGCCACCACCGAGCCGGTCGAGGTCGGCCCCCGCGGCACCGTCACCACCTTCTGCATCGTCAACATCAAGGCGAAGAACCTCGACATCGAAGTCCCTTACGTCTACGCCCACATCGCCCTCGACGGCGCGGGCCTCGCCCTGCACGGCCGGATCGGCGGCATCCCGTACGACCAGGTCCGGATGGGGCTGCGGGTCGAGCCCGTGTGGAGCGAGGACGGCCGCTACCCCGACCACTACCGGCCCACCGGCGAACCGGACGCCGACTACGACACGTACAAGGAGCTGCTGTGA
- a CDS encoding GNAT family N-acetyltransferase yields MDHDATLATYDRQMRREARPDGPGTRVERVGPVVRQTGPEHAWNGVLWSALDGLDGAGVDAVVAEQIRHYTASGSTFEWKAYGHDAPADLPERLRAAGFVPDEEEAVMVAEATRLSADVVLPDGVELVSVTDEAGVRLVTEVHDRAFGGDSSHIGRQLLDRLAAEPDTVAAVVATAGGEPVSAARLELIPGTDFAGLWGGGTVEAWRGRGLYRALVAHRTRIAAARGYRFVHVDAAPMSRPILRRLGFTALTTTTPYVYGASHAGR; encoded by the coding sequence ATGGATCACGACGCGACACTCGCCACGTACGACCGGCAGATGCGCCGGGAGGCCCGGCCCGACGGCCCCGGCACCCGGGTCGAGCGGGTCGGCCCCGTCGTCCGGCAGACCGGACCGGAGCACGCCTGGAACGGCGTCCTGTGGTCCGCTCTCGACGGGCTCGACGGGGCGGGCGTGGACGCGGTCGTCGCCGAACAGATCCGGCACTACACGGCGTCCGGCAGCACCTTCGAGTGGAAGGCCTACGGCCACGACGCCCCCGCCGACCTTCCCGAGCGGCTCCGGGCGGCCGGGTTCGTCCCGGACGAGGAGGAGGCCGTGATGGTCGCCGAGGCCACCCGGTTGTCCGCGGACGTCGTGCTGCCCGACGGCGTGGAGCTCGTGTCCGTCACCGACGAGGCGGGCGTCCGGCTCGTCACGGAGGTCCACGACCGGGCCTTCGGCGGCGACAGCAGCCACATCGGCAGGCAGCTCCTGGACCGGCTGGCCGCCGAACCCGACACCGTCGCCGCCGTCGTCGCGACGGCCGGGGGCGAGCCGGTCAGCGCGGCACGCCTTGAGCTGATCCCGGGGACCGACTTCGCCGGACTGTGGGGTGGCGGAACCGTCGAGGCCTGGCGTGGCCGCGGCCTCTACCGGGCCCTGGTCGCCCACCGCACCCGGATCGCCGCCGCCCGCGGGTACCGTTTCGTGCACGTCGACGCGGCCCCCATGAGCCGCCCGATCCTCCGGCGCCTCGGCTTCACCGCCCTGACCACCACCACGCCGTACGTGTACGGGGCCTCGCACGCCGGGAGGTGA
- a CDS encoding alpha/beta hydrolase codes for MPQFTSYDGTRLAYRTQGEGDPLVCLPGGPMRHADYLGDLGGLAAHRTLIVLDLRGTGDSAEPADPATYRCDRQVADVEALRVHLGLDRMDLLGHSAGGNLATLYAAAHPGRVSSLVLVTPGTRAVGITVTDEEWDEATTVFAGEPWYAETRAAIDALTPETPLRDVYATVAPLAYGRWNDTARAHDAAARFNWEAAGAYYADGAFEPAATRAALAAVTAPVLVLAGEHDGGPTPARAAQLAALFPRGELVVQEAAGHFPWVDDAGAFRRPIAAFLDPEVRTVVVDGVRLAYRTWGDEAARPIVLVHGRGGSAAGWEPIARELAGTRRVYALDLGGHGLSDRTGRYGFDVFRDQLRGFLTELGLAGADVVAHSMGGVAAYLLAADAPELIGRLVIEDAPVMFPADPPRGHVPPPEGEPPCDWAVVTATNAQIDEPDPAWRHCLGSIKAPTLVLAGGEDSHIPQDQLAWLSGRIPDCRLVTIDTGHLIHQSRPAEFLAELREFGI; via the coding sequence ATGCCGCAGTTCACCTCGTACGACGGAACCCGACTCGCCTACCGGACGCAGGGGGAGGGAGATCCCCTCGTCTGCCTCCCCGGTGGCCCTATGCGCCACGCCGACTACCTCGGCGACCTCGGCGGCCTGGCCGCCCACCGCACGCTGATCGTGCTCGACCTGCGCGGGACCGGCGACAGCGCCGAGCCCGCCGACCCCGCCACGTACCGCTGCGACCGGCAGGTCGCCGACGTCGAGGCGCTCCGCGTCCATCTCGGCCTCGACCGCATGGACCTGCTCGGTCACTCCGCCGGCGGGAACCTGGCCACCCTCTACGCCGCCGCCCACCCCGGGCGGGTGTCCTCCCTGGTCCTGGTCACGCCGGGGACGCGGGCCGTCGGGATCACCGTCACCGACGAGGAGTGGGACGAGGCCACCACGGTCTTCGCCGGCGAGCCCTGGTACGCCGAGACCCGGGCCGCCATCGACGCGCTCACCCCCGAGACCCCGCTGCGGGACGTCTACGCGACCGTCGCCCCGCTGGCGTACGGGCGGTGGAACGACACGGCCCGGGCGCACGACGCCGCGGCGCGCTTCAACTGGGAGGCCGCGGGGGCCTACTACGCCGACGGCGCGTTCGAACCGGCGGCCACGCGGGCCGCGCTCGCCGCCGTCACCGCGCCCGTCCTCGTTCTCGCGGGCGAGCACGACGGCGGTCCGACCCCGGCCCGCGCCGCCCAGCTGGCGGCGCTCTTCCCGCGCGGCGAACTCGTCGTGCAGGAGGCCGCCGGGCACTTCCCGTGGGTCGACGACGCCGGGGCCTTCCGCCGCCCGATCGCCGCGTTCCTCGACCCGGAGGTGCGCACGGTCGTCGTCGACGGCGTCCGGCTCGCGTACCGCACCTGGGGCGACGAGGCCGCCCGTCCGATCGTCCTCGTGCACGGCCGGGGCGGCAGCGCCGCCGGGTGGGAGCCGATCGCCCGGGAACTGGCCGGCACCCGCCGGGTCTACGCGCTCGACCTCGGCGGGCACGGACTGAGCGACCGGACCGGCCGCTACGGCTTCGACGTCTTCCGCGACCAACTGCGCGGCTTCCTCACCGAACTGGGCCTGGCCGGCGCCGACGTCGTCGCGCACTCCATGGGCGGCGTCGCCGCGTACCTGCTCGCCGCGGACGCGCCGGAGCTGATCGGCAGGCTGGTGATCGAGGACGCCCCCGTCATGTTCCCGGCCGACCCGCCGCGCGGCCACGTCCCGCCGCCCGAGGGCGAGCCGCCCTGCGACTGGGCCGTCGTCACGGCCACGAACGCGCAGATCGACGAGCCCGACCCGGCGTGGCGGCACTGCCTCGGCTCGATCAAGGCCCCAACGCTCGTCCTCGCCGGCGGCGAGGACAGCCACATCCCGCAGGACCAGCTCGCCTGGCTGTCCGGCCGCATCCCGGACTGCCGGCTCGTCACCATCGACACCGGCCACCTCATCCACCAGTCCCGCCCGGCCGAATTCCTGGCTGAGCTGAGGGAGTTCGGGATCTAG
- a CDS encoding thiolase domain-containing protein — protein sequence MSRDPSRDVAIVAFAQSDSLRRTDDLSEVEMLMPVLHDVLRQTGLKTSDIGFTCSGSSDYLAGRAFSFTMALDGVGAWPPISESHVEMDGAWALYEAWVKILTGETDTALVYSYGKSSPGSVRDVLTRQLDPYYLAPLWPDSVALAALQAQALIDAGETDEPALAGIAARSRDAAVGNPHAQLRGARPQGDHVVAPLRQGDCPPIGDGAAAVILAAGDRARELCERPAWIRGMDHRIEAHSLGVRDLTDSPSTRLAARRAGAFDGAPFDTAELHAPFTSQEVVLRKALKLDETVRVNPSGGALAANPVMAAGLIRLGEAAAGIHRGESDRALAHATSGPCLQQNLVAVLEGEPHVR from the coding sequence GTGAGCCGAGACCCGAGCCGGGACGTCGCGATCGTCGCCTTCGCGCAGAGCGACTCCCTGCGCCGCACCGACGACCTCTCCGAGGTCGAGATGCTGATGCCCGTCCTGCACGACGTGCTGCGGCAGACGGGTCTGAAGACCTCCGACATCGGCTTCACCTGCTCGGGCTCCTCCGACTACCTCGCCGGACGCGCCTTCTCCTTCACGATGGCCCTCGACGGCGTCGGCGCCTGGCCGCCGATCTCCGAGTCCCACGTGGAGATGGACGGCGCCTGGGCGCTCTACGAGGCCTGGGTGAAGATCCTCACCGGCGAGACGGACACCGCGCTCGTGTACTCCTACGGCAAGTCCTCGCCCGGCTCGGTGCGCGACGTCCTCACCCGCCAGCTCGACCCGTACTACCTCGCCCCGCTCTGGCCCGACTCCGTCGCCCTCGCAGCGCTCCAGGCCCAGGCACTGATCGACGCCGGCGAGACCGACGAGCCCGCGCTCGCCGGCATCGCCGCCCGCAGCCGGGACGCCGCCGTCGGCAACCCGCACGCCCAGCTGCGCGGAGCCCGCCCGCAGGGCGACCACGTCGTGGCACCGCTGCGGCAGGGCGACTGCCCGCCCATCGGCGACGGCGCCGCCGCGGTGATCCTCGCGGCCGGCGACCGGGCCCGCGAGCTGTGCGAGCGCCCCGCCTGGATCCGCGGCATGGACCACCGGATCGAGGCCCACTCCCTCGGCGTGCGCGACCTCACCGACTCGCCCTCCACCCGCCTCGCCGCCCGGCGCGCCGGAGCCTTCGACGGCGCTCCGTTCGACACCGCCGAGCTGCACGCCCCGTTCACGTCCCAGGAGGTCGTGCTGCGCAAGGCGTTGAAGCTCGACGAGACCGTCCGGGTCAACCCGTCCGGCGGCGCGCTCGCCGCCAACCCCGTCATGGCCGCCGGCCTGATCCGGCTCGGCGAGGCCGCCGCCGGAATCCACCGCGGGGAGTCCGACCGGGCCCTCGCCCACGCCACCTCCGGCCCCTGCCTGCAGCAGAACCTGGTGGCCGTCCTGGAAGGAGAGCCGCATGTCCGGTAA
- a CDS encoding LysR family transcriptional regulator produces MSVDLRDLELLAATAESGSLTAAAETLYVSQPALSQRLTRLEDRLGMPLFDRTGRGLVPNAAGRRLLVAARHVLNELRSATLDLQEMRDGRDRRVRFTAECSTTFQWLPPVIRAFRERHPEAEVRIESVPDDAPVPALLADRVDVALVTKPDPEMDRVDLTRLFDDEMVAVVPADHPWAALPHLTAADFTDAHLILYDGYDQSRIPSIPLPVPPQARPARITTMPVITDLVVEMVAGGQGATILPNWVAAPYTDSHGLALVQIGTVPMARTWYLATRHGPRPPHLQAFVEELTGRLARP; encoded by the coding sequence ATGTCCGTGGACCTGCGCGATCTCGAACTCCTGGCCGCCACCGCCGAATCCGGCTCGCTCACCGCAGCGGCAGAAACCCTCTACGTCAGCCAGCCCGCGCTCAGCCAGCGCCTCACCCGTCTCGAAGACCGGCTCGGCATGCCGCTGTTCGACCGCACCGGGCGCGGACTCGTCCCGAACGCCGCCGGTCGACGCCTGCTGGTGGCGGCCCGTCACGTGCTGAACGAGCTGCGCTCGGCGACCCTCGACCTCCAGGAGATGCGCGACGGCCGTGACCGCAGGGTGCGTTTCACCGCAGAGTGCAGCACCACCTTCCAGTGGCTGCCTCCGGTCATCCGCGCGTTCCGTGAGCGGCACCCGGAGGCGGAGGTCCGCATCGAGTCCGTCCCCGACGACGCGCCGGTGCCCGCCCTCCTCGCCGACCGCGTGGACGTCGCGCTGGTCACCAAGCCGGACCCCGAGATGGACCGGGTCGATCTGACCCGGCTGTTCGACGACGAGATGGTGGCCGTCGTGCCGGCGGACCACCCCTGGGCGGCTCTGCCGCACCTCACCGCGGCGGACTTCACCGACGCCCACCTCATCCTCTATGACGGCTACGACCAGAGCCGGATCCCGTCGATCCCGCTCCCCGTGCCGCCGCAGGCGCGGCCGGCCCGGATCACCACCATGCCGGTGATCACGGACCTGGTCGTGGAGATGGTCGCCGGGGGCCAGGGCGCGACGATCCTCCCCAACTGGGTCGCCGCGCCGTACACGGACTCCCACGGCCTCGCCCTGGTGCAGATCGGGACCGTGCCGATGGCCCGCACGTGGTACCTCGCCACGCGTCACGGCCCGCGCCCGCCCCACCTGCAGGCGTTCGTGGAGGAGTTGACCGGCCGGCTCGCCCGTCCCTAG
- a CDS encoding acyl-CoA synthetase — protein sequence MEYNLADLFESVVDVVPDREALVYVDHPGTGAEQRLTYAQLDAAANRLAHHLIDAGLRPGEHLGLHLYNGVEYLQTVLACLKARLVPVNVNYRYVEEELVYLYRDADLAALVFDAEFTERVAAALPQTEKLRHLVRVGTPDDGAPALECVPYREAEAAGSPERGFPARSADDLFIIYTGGTTGMPKGVMWRQEDLFFAGLFGGEPTGEPVKRPEELAERVAARGAGLTFFPAPPLMHGTSTLTSFIAFNYGQRVVIHRKYVPEEVLRTIEKEKVSSVSLVGDAMLRPLIDALHGPLAGTDLSSLFSVSSSGAIMSETVRAQFQALVPNVMLLNNFGSSESGSNGKATDDSGPATGFRLEVNERTRVVDPVTYEQVAVGEPGRLAQRGHVPLGYYNDPAKTAETFFQKDGERWVLLGDMATVGEDGIVTVLGRGSQCINTGGEKVYPEEVEQALKSHPDVYDALVAGVPDPKWGHHVAAVVQLREGAADLDLGSVQEHCRTRLAGYKIPRQLVLTDRIQRSPSGKADYRWARTVATEAAES from the coding sequence GTGGAGTACAACCTTGCCGACCTGTTCGAGTCGGTCGTCGACGTGGTGCCGGACCGCGAGGCACTCGTGTACGTCGACCATCCCGGCACCGGGGCCGAGCAGCGGCTGACGTACGCGCAGCTCGACGCGGCCGCCAACCGCCTCGCGCACCACCTGATCGATGCGGGCCTGCGGCCCGGCGAGCACCTCGGCCTGCACCTGTACAACGGCGTCGAGTACCTGCAGACGGTGCTGGCCTGCCTCAAGGCGCGGCTGGTCCCGGTCAACGTGAACTACCGGTACGTGGAGGAGGAGCTGGTCTACCTCTACCGGGACGCCGATCTCGCCGCGCTCGTCTTCGACGCGGAGTTCACCGAGCGGGTCGCGGCGGCGCTGCCGCAGACGGAGAAGCTGCGGCACCTCGTCCGGGTGGGGACCCCGGACGACGGCGCACCCGCCCTGGAGTGCGTGCCGTACAGGGAGGCCGAGGCGGCCGGCTCGCCGGAGCGCGGCTTCCCGGCCCGCTCCGCCGACGACCTGTTCATCATCTACACCGGCGGCACGACGGGCATGCCCAAGGGCGTGATGTGGCGGCAGGAGGACCTGTTCTTCGCCGGGCTGTTCGGCGGCGAGCCGACCGGCGAGCCGGTGAAGCGACCCGAGGAGCTGGCCGAGCGGGTCGCGGCGCGCGGAGCCGGGCTCACCTTCTTCCCTGCTCCCCCGCTGATGCACGGCACGTCGACTCTCACCTCGTTCATCGCCTTCAACTACGGGCAGCGGGTGGTGATCCACCGCAAGTACGTGCCCGAGGAGGTGCTGCGCACCATCGAGAAGGAGAAGGTGTCCAGCGTCTCGCTGGTCGGCGACGCGATGCTGCGCCCGCTCATCGACGCGCTGCACGGACCGCTCGCGGGCACCGACCTGTCGTCGCTGTTCAGCGTCTCCTCGTCCGGGGCGATCATGTCGGAGACCGTGCGCGCGCAGTTCCAGGCGCTGGTCCCGAACGTGATGCTGCTGAACAACTTCGGTTCGTCGGAGTCCGGTTCCAACGGCAAGGCCACCGACGACTCGGGCCCGGCCACCGGCTTCCGCCTGGAGGTCAACGAGCGTACGCGCGTGGTGGACCCGGTCACGTACGAGCAGGTGGCGGTGGGCGAGCCGGGCCGGCTCGCGCAGCGCGGCCACGTGCCGCTGGGCTACTACAACGACCCGGCGAAGACGGCCGAGACCTTCTTCCAGAAGGACGGGGAGCGCTGGGTGCTGCTCGGCGACATGGCCACCGTCGGCGAGGACGGCATCGTGACCGTGCTCGGCCGCGGTTCGCAGTGCATCAACACCGGGGGCGAGAAGGTCTATCCGGAGGAGGTCGAGCAGGCGCTCAAGTCCCACCCGGACGTGTACGACGCGCTGGTCGCCGGCGTCCCGGACCCGAAGTGGGGCCACCACGTGGCCGCCGTGGTGCAGCTGCGGGAGGGCGCGGCGGACCTGGACCTGGGCTCGGTCCAGGAACACTGCCGGACCCGGCTCGCCGGATACAAGATCCCGCGCCAGCTGGTGCTCACCGACCGGATCCAGCGCTCGCCCAGCGGCAAGGCGGACTACCGCTGGGCCCGGACGGTGGCCACCGAGGCGGCCGAGTCCTAG
- a CDS encoding tautomerase family protein translates to MPYVNVKITREGATAEQKAEIIAGVTDLLVKVLDKDPATTFVVIDEVALESWGVGGLPTAEYRRRQRPGG, encoded by the coding sequence ATGCCGTACGTGAACGTGAAGATCACGCGCGAGGGCGCCACGGCCGAGCAGAAGGCCGAGATCATCGCGGGCGTGACCGATCTGCTGGTGAAGGTGCTCGACAAGGATCCGGCCACGACGTTCGTGGTCATCGACGAGGTCGCGCTCGAGTCCTGGGGCGTCGGCGGGCTGCCGACCGCGGAGTACCGGAGGAGGCAGCGGCCGGGCGGGTGA
- a CDS encoding crotonase/enoyl-CoA hydratase family protein: MTGTEHLSVRREGATLILTLNRPEAKNALSLPLLVGLYDGWLEADADDTVRSVVLTGAGGDFCAGMDLKALAGKGMAGDEYRARLKDDPDLHWKAMLRHHRPRKPVIAAVEGYCVAGGTEILQGTDIRVAGESATFGLFEVRRGLFPIGGSTVRLPRQIPRTHALEMLLTGRPYTAEEAARIGLIGSVVPDGTALERALEIAERINACGPLAVEAVKASVYETAEMTETEGLASELKRGWPIFDTADAKEGARAFAEKRDPVYRRE; the protein is encoded by the coding sequence ATGACCGGGACCGAGCACCTATCCGTACGGCGCGAAGGTGCCACGCTGATCCTCACGCTCAACAGGCCCGAGGCGAAGAACGCGCTCTCGCTGCCGCTGCTCGTCGGCCTCTACGACGGCTGGCTGGAGGCCGACGCCGACGACACCGTCCGCTCGGTCGTGCTCACGGGCGCCGGCGGCGACTTCTGCGCCGGCATGGACCTCAAGGCGCTGGCCGGGAAGGGCATGGCGGGGGACGAGTACCGTGCCCGCCTGAAGGACGACCCCGACCTGCACTGGAAGGCGATGCTCCGGCATCACCGGCCGCGCAAGCCCGTCATCGCGGCGGTGGAGGGCTACTGCGTGGCGGGCGGCACCGAGATCCTGCAGGGCACGGACATCCGGGTCGCGGGGGAGTCCGCGACGTTCGGCCTCTTCGAGGTCCGGCGCGGGCTCTTTCCGATCGGCGGTTCGACGGTCCGGCTGCCGCGGCAGATCCCGCGCACCCACGCCCTGGAGATGCTGCTCACCGGCCGCCCGTACACGGCGGAGGAGGCGGCCCGGATCGGCCTGATCGGTTCGGTCGTCCCGGACGGGACGGCCCTGGAGCGGGCGCTGGAGATCGCGGAGCGGATCAACGCGTGCGGGCCGCTGGCCGTGGAGGCGGTGAAGGCGTCCGTCTACGAGACGGCGGAGATGACGGAGACGGAGGGACTGGCGTCCGAACTCAAGCGCGGCTGGCCCATCTTCGACACCGCCGACGCGAAGGAAGGCGCCCGCGCCTTCGCGGAGAAGCGGGACCCGGTGTACCGCCGGGAGTGA